The following proteins are co-located in the Ailuropoda melanoleuca isolate Jingjing chromosome 13, ASM200744v2, whole genome shotgun sequence genome:
- the SALL4 gene encoding sal-like protein 4 isoform X5 → MSRRKQAKPQHINSEEDQGEQQPQQPAPEFADAAPAAPAAGEPGAPMNHPGNGSEASRDGLTAKRTRREETHICEKCCAEFFSFSEFLEHKKNCTKNPPVLIMNDSEGPVPSEDFSGAALSPSSKEGGPREDGGGPGDAKEKLGAESVVYLKTETALPSASQDISYVPKGKVANTNVTLQALRGTKVAVNQRGAEASPGPLPGASSIPWVLEQILCLQQQQLQQIQLTEQIRVQVNMWASHALHSGAAGADALKTLGGHVSQQVSAAVALLSQKAGSQGLALDALKQAKLPHANVPSAPGGAVSPGLAPFALKPDGTRVLPNVMSRLPGSLLPQAPGSVLFQSPFSTVALDPSKKGKGKPPNVSPVEVKPKDEAVLCKHKCRSSLPSTFIRAQPTYVKVEVPGAFGGPSTMSPGMTPLLAAQPRRQAKQHGCTRCGKNFSSASALQIHERTHTGEKPFVCNICGRAFTTKGNLKVHYMTHGANNSSARRGRKLAIENTMALLGTDGKRVPEMFPKEILSPSVNVDPVVWNHYTTMLNGGLAMKTNEISVIQSGGIPTLPVSLGASSIVNNTTVSKMDGSQSAISTEVEKPGAADSVPKHQFPHFLEENKIAVS, encoded by the exons GTGCTCCAATGAACCACCCAGGGAATGGCAGCGAAGCCAGCAGGGATGGACTGACAGCAAAGAGGACGCGTCGGGAGGAGACGCACATCTGTGAGAAATGCTGTGCCGAGTTCTTCAGCTTCTCTGAGTTTTTAGAACACAAGAAAAATTGCACTAAAAATCCCCCTGTGCTCATCATGAACGACAGTGAGGGGCCAGTGCCTTCAGAAGACTTCTCCGGGGCTGCGCTGAGTCCCAGCAGTAAGGAGGGGGGCCCCCGGGAGGATGGCGGTGGCCCCGGGGACGCCAAGGAGAAGCTGGGGGCCGAGTCGGTCGTGTACTTGAAGACCGAGACCGCCCTGCCGTCCGCATCCCAGGACATAAGCTACGTACCCAAAGGCAAAGTGGCCAACACTAACGTCACGCTGCAGGCGCTGCGGGGCACCAAGGTGGCGGTGAATCAGCGGGGCGCCGAGGCCTCCCCGGGCCCCCTGCCGGGCGCCAGCAGCATCCCGTGGGTCCTGGAGCAGATCCTGtgcctgcagcagcagcagctgcagcagatCCAGCTCACCGAGCAGATCCGCGTGCAGGTGAACATGTGGGCCTCGCACGCCCTGCACTCGGGCGCCGCGGGGGCCGACGCGCTCAAGACCCTGGGCGGCCACGTGTCCCAGCAGGTGTCGGCGGCCGTGGCCTTGCTCAGCCAGAAGGCTGGCAgccagggcctggctctggaCGCCTTGAAACAGGCCAAGCTACCTCACGCGAACGTCCCCTCCGCCCCTGGCGGCGCCGTGTCCCCGGGGCTGGCGCCCTTCGCCCTGAAGCCGGACGGGACGAGGGTGCTGCCGAATGTCATGTCCCGCCTTCCCGGGAGTTTGCTACCTCAggccccaggctctgtgctcttcCAGAGCCCTTTCTCCACGGTGGCGTTAGACCCGtccaagaaagggaaggggaagcccCCGAACGTGTCCCCGGTGGAGGTCAAACCCAAAGACGAGGCCGTCCTCTGCAAGCACAAGT GTCGTAGCAGTCTGCCATCAACGTTTATCCGAGCCCAGCCAACCTATGTCAAAGTTGAAGTCCCTGGTGCATTTGGTGGACCCTCGACCATGTCCCCAGGCATGACACCTTTGCTAGCGGCCCAGCCACGCCGACAGGCCAAACAGCACGGCTGCACACGGTGCGGGAAGAACTTCTCCTCGGCGAGCGCTCTGCAGATCCATGAGCGGACCCACACGGGGGAGAAGCCCTTCGTGTGTAACATATGTGGGCGAGCGTTCACCACCAAAGGCAACTTGAAG GTCCACTATATGACGCATGGGGCCAACAACAGCTCGGCACGCCGTGGAAGGAAGCTGGCCATCGAGAACACCATGGCTCTGTTAGGTACTGATGGGAAGAGAGTCCCTGAGATGTTTCCCAAAGAAATCCTGTCCCCTTCGGTGAACGTGGACCCTGTCGTGTGGAACCACTACACCACCATGCTCAATGGCGGTCTGGCCATGAAGACCAATGAAATCTCTGTGATCCAGAGCGGCGGTATTCCTACCCTCCCGGTTTCCCTGGGGGCCAGCTCCATTGTGAACAACACCACTGTGTCCAAGATGGATGGCTCCCAGTCCGCCATCAGTACTGAAGTGGAAAAACCAGGTGCTGCTGACAGTGTCCCCAAACACCAGTTCCCTCACTTCCTCGAAGAAAACAAGATTGCAGTCAGCTAA
- the SALL4 gene encoding sal-like protein 4 isoform X1: MSPPRPRVIEPESEKRRRKTGLPAPEMPHPDESREEGASPRNTRILRCLLLGAPMNHPGNGSEASRDGLTAKRTRREETHICEKCCAEFFSFSEFLEHKKNCTKNPPVLIMNDSEGPVPSEDFSGAALSPSSKEGGPREDGGGPGDAKEKLGAESVVYLKTETALPSASQDISYVPKGKVANTNVTLQALRGTKVAVNQRGAEASPGPLPGASSIPWVLEQILCLQQQQLQQIQLTEQIRVQVNMWASHALHSGAAGADALKTLGGHVSQQVSAAVALLSQKAGSQGLALDALKQAKLPHANVPSAPGGAVSPGLAPFALKPDGTRVLPNVMSRLPGSLLPQAPGSVLFQSPFSTVALDPSKKGKGKPPNVSPVEVKPKDEAVLCKHKCKYCSKVFGTDSSLQIHLRSHTGERPFVCSVCGHRFTTKGNLKVHFHRHPQVKANPQLFAEFHDKMAAGNGIPYALSVPVPVDESSLSLDSKPVLVTGTPNVGLPQNLSSGTNPKDLMGGPLPSDLQPGPSPDSEDGSLLSGVGPNHSSPRVGGFQGSGTPEPGSETLKLQQLVENIDKATTDPNECLICHRVLSCQSSLKMHYRTHTGERPFQCKICGRAFSTKGNLKTHLGVHRTNTSVKTQHSCPICQKKFTNAVLLQQHIRMHMGGQIPNTPLPENPCDFTGPESMVVSENGSAGAVGHDDVIESIDVDEVGPQDAPSSSLKVPVPLPSVHSASPTLGFAVTSSLDAPGKVGPAPLVLQRQNSRENGSVESDGLTNDSSSSVMGDQEYQSRSPDVLETASFQALSPANSQAESIKSRSPDAGGKADGSENSRTETEGRSSLPSTFIRAQPTYVKVEVPGAFGGPSTMSPGMTPLLAAQPRRQAKQHGCTRCGKNFSSASALQIHERTHTGEKPFVCNICGRAFTTKGNLKVHYMTHGANNSSARRGRKLAIENTMALLGTDGKRVPEMFPKEILSPSVNVDPVVWNHYTTMLNGGLAMKTNEISVIQSGGIPTLPVSLGASSIVNNTTVSKMDGSQSAISTEVEKPGAADSVPKHQFPHFLEENKIAVS; encoded by the exons GTGCTCCAATGAACCACCCAGGGAATGGCAGCGAAGCCAGCAGGGATGGACTGACAGCAAAGAGGACGCGTCGGGAGGAGACGCACATCTGTGAGAAATGCTGTGCCGAGTTCTTCAGCTTCTCTGAGTTTTTAGAACACAAGAAAAATTGCACTAAAAATCCCCCTGTGCTCATCATGAACGACAGTGAGGGGCCAGTGCCTTCAGAAGACTTCTCCGGGGCTGCGCTGAGTCCCAGCAGTAAGGAGGGGGGCCCCCGGGAGGATGGCGGTGGCCCCGGGGACGCCAAGGAGAAGCTGGGGGCCGAGTCGGTCGTGTACTTGAAGACCGAGACCGCCCTGCCGTCCGCATCCCAGGACATAAGCTACGTACCCAAAGGCAAAGTGGCCAACACTAACGTCACGCTGCAGGCGCTGCGGGGCACCAAGGTGGCGGTGAATCAGCGGGGCGCCGAGGCCTCCCCGGGCCCCCTGCCGGGCGCCAGCAGCATCCCGTGGGTCCTGGAGCAGATCCTGtgcctgcagcagcagcagctgcagcagatCCAGCTCACCGAGCAGATCCGCGTGCAGGTGAACATGTGGGCCTCGCACGCCCTGCACTCGGGCGCCGCGGGGGCCGACGCGCTCAAGACCCTGGGCGGCCACGTGTCCCAGCAGGTGTCGGCGGCCGTGGCCTTGCTCAGCCAGAAGGCTGGCAgccagggcctggctctggaCGCCTTGAAACAGGCCAAGCTACCTCACGCGAACGTCCCCTCCGCCCCTGGCGGCGCCGTGTCCCCGGGGCTGGCGCCCTTCGCCCTGAAGCCGGACGGGACGAGGGTGCTGCCGAATGTCATGTCCCGCCTTCCCGGGAGTTTGCTACCTCAggccccaggctctgtgctcttcCAGAGCCCTTTCTCCACGGTGGCGTTAGACCCGtccaagaaagggaaggggaagcccCCGAACGTGTCCCCGGTGGAGGTCAAACCCAAAGACGAGGCCGTCCTCTGCAAGCACAAGTGTAAGTACTGTAGCAAGGTTTTTGGGACTGATAGCTCCTTGCAGATCCATCTCCGCTCCCATACCGGAGAGAGACCCTTCGTGTGCTCTGTCTGTGGCCACCGGTTCACCACCAAGGGCAACCTCAAGGTGCACTTTCATCGACACCCCCAGGTGAAGGCGAACCCCCAGCTCTTTGCCGAGTTCCACGACAAAATGGCGGCAGGCAATGGCATTCCCTATGCACTCTCTGTACCTGTCCCCGTAGATGAATCGAGTCTCTCTCTAGACAGCAAACCTGTCCTTGTGACAGGGACCCCCAACGTAGGGCTACCTCAGAATCTCTCTTCAGGGACTAACCCCAAGGACCTCATGGGCGGCCCACTGCCCAGCGACCTACAGCCCGGGCCTTCTCCAGACAGTGAGGATGGATCCCTACTATCTGGGGTGGGGCCAAACCACAGTTCCCCAAGGGTTGGTGGCTTCCAAGGGAGCGGGACACCGGAGCCGGGGTCGGAGACCCTGAAATTGCAGCAGCTGGTGGAGAACATCGATAAGGCCACCACCGACCCCAACGAATGTCTCATTTGCCACCGGGTCTTAAGCTGCCAGAGCTCCCTCAAAATGCATTACCGCACCCACACCGGGGAGAGACCGTTCCAGTGTAAGATCTGTGGTCGGGCCTTCTCCACCAAGGGCAACCTGAAGACGCACCTCGGGGTCCACCGGACCAACACGTCCGTAAAGACGCAGCATTCGTGCCCCATCTGCCAGAAGAAGTTCACCAACGCGGTCCTGCTGCAGCAGCACATCCGGATGCACATGGGGGGCCAGATCCCCAACACGCCCCTGCCCGAGAATCCCTGTGACTTTACGGGTCCCGAGTCCATGGTGGTCAGTGAAAATGGCAGTGCTGGTGCCGTGGGTCACGATGATGTTATCGAAAGCATCGATGTTGACGAGGTCGGCCCCCAGGATGCCCCCAGTAGCTCCTTGAAGGTCCCCGTGCCTCTTCCCAGCGTCCACTCGGCATCACCCACTCTCGGGTTCGCCGTGACCTCTTCCCTCGATGCCCCGGGGAAGGTGGGTCCTGCGCCTCTTGTCCTGCAGCGGCAGAACAGCAGAGAAAACGGTTCGGTGGAGAGCGATGGCTTGACCAACGACTCGTCGTCCTCAGTGATGGGAGACCAGGAGTACCAGAGCCGAAGCCCAGACGTCCTGGAGACTGCATCCTTCCAGGCACTGTCCCCAGCCAATAGCCAGGCAGAAAGCATCAAGTCCCGATCTCCTGATGCTGGTGGCAAAGCAGACGGCTCCGAGAACAGCCGCACTGAGACGGAAG GTCGTAGCAGTCTGCCATCAACGTTTATCCGAGCCCAGCCAACCTATGTCAAAGTTGAAGTCCCTGGTGCATTTGGTGGACCCTCGACCATGTCCCCAGGCATGACACCTTTGCTAGCGGCCCAGCCACGCCGACAGGCCAAACAGCACGGCTGCACACGGTGCGGGAAGAACTTCTCCTCGGCGAGCGCTCTGCAGATCCATGAGCGGACCCACACGGGGGAGAAGCCCTTCGTGTGTAACATATGTGGGCGAGCGTTCACCACCAAAGGCAACTTGAAG GTCCACTATATGACGCATGGGGCCAACAACAGCTCGGCACGCCGTGGAAGGAAGCTGGCCATCGAGAACACCATGGCTCTGTTAGGTACTGATGGGAAGAGAGTCCCTGAGATGTTTCCCAAAGAAATCCTGTCCCCTTCGGTGAACGTGGACCCTGTCGTGTGGAACCACTACACCACCATGCTCAATGGCGGTCTGGCCATGAAGACCAATGAAATCTCTGTGATCCAGAGCGGCGGTATTCCTACCCTCCCGGTTTCCCTGGGGGCCAGCTCCATTGTGAACAACACCACTGTGTCCAAGATGGATGGCTCCCAGTCCGCCATCAGTACTGAAGTGGAAAAACCAGGTGCTGCTGACAGTGTCCCCAAACACCAGTTCCCTCACTTCCTCGAAGAAAACAAGATTGCAGTCAGCTAA
- the SALL4 gene encoding sal-like protein 4 isoform X3, with protein MPHPDESREEGASPRNTRILRCLLLGAPMNHPGNGSEASRDGLTAKRTRREETHICEKCCAEFFSFSEFLEHKKNCTKNPPVLIMNDSEGPVPSEDFSGAALSPSSKEGGPREDGGGPGDAKEKLGAESVVYLKTETALPSASQDISYVPKGKVANTNVTLQALRGTKVAVNQRGAEASPGPLPGASSIPWVLEQILCLQQQQLQQIQLTEQIRVQVNMWASHALHSGAAGADALKTLGGHVSQQVSAAVALLSQKAGSQGLALDALKQAKLPHANVPSAPGGAVSPGLAPFALKPDGTRVLPNVMSRLPGSLLPQAPGSVLFQSPFSTVALDPSKKGKGKPPNVSPVEVKPKDEAVLCKHKCKYCSKVFGTDSSLQIHLRSHTGERPFVCSVCGHRFTTKGNLKVHFHRHPQVKANPQLFAEFHDKMAAGNGIPYALSVPVPVDESSLSLDSKPVLVTGTPNVGLPQNLSSGTNPKDLMGGPLPSDLQPGPSPDSEDGSLLSGVGPNHSSPRVGGFQGSGTPEPGSETLKLQQLVENIDKATTDPNECLICHRVLSCQSSLKMHYRTHTGERPFQCKICGRAFSTKGNLKTHLGVHRTNTSVKTQHSCPICQKKFTNAVLLQQHIRMHMGGQIPNTPLPENPCDFTGPESMVVSENGSAGAVGHDDVIESIDVDEVGPQDAPSSSLKVPVPLPSVHSASPTLGFAVTSSLDAPGKVGPAPLVLQRQNSRENGSVESDGLTNDSSSSVMGDQEYQSRSPDVLETASFQALSPANSQAESIKSRSPDAGGKADGSENSRTETEGRSSLPSTFIRAQPTYVKVEVPGAFGGPSTMSPGMTPLLAAQPRRQAKQHGCTRCGKNFSSASALQIHERTHTGEKPFVCNICGRAFTTKGNLKVHYMTHGANNSSARRGRKLAIENTMALLGTDGKRVPEMFPKEILSPSVNVDPVVWNHYTTMLNGGLAMKTNEISVIQSGGIPTLPVSLGASSIVNNTTVSKMDGSQSAISTEVEKPGAADSVPKHQFPHFLEENKIAVS; from the exons GTGCTCCAATGAACCACCCAGGGAATGGCAGCGAAGCCAGCAGGGATGGACTGACAGCAAAGAGGACGCGTCGGGAGGAGACGCACATCTGTGAGAAATGCTGTGCCGAGTTCTTCAGCTTCTCTGAGTTTTTAGAACACAAGAAAAATTGCACTAAAAATCCCCCTGTGCTCATCATGAACGACAGTGAGGGGCCAGTGCCTTCAGAAGACTTCTCCGGGGCTGCGCTGAGTCCCAGCAGTAAGGAGGGGGGCCCCCGGGAGGATGGCGGTGGCCCCGGGGACGCCAAGGAGAAGCTGGGGGCCGAGTCGGTCGTGTACTTGAAGACCGAGACCGCCCTGCCGTCCGCATCCCAGGACATAAGCTACGTACCCAAAGGCAAAGTGGCCAACACTAACGTCACGCTGCAGGCGCTGCGGGGCACCAAGGTGGCGGTGAATCAGCGGGGCGCCGAGGCCTCCCCGGGCCCCCTGCCGGGCGCCAGCAGCATCCCGTGGGTCCTGGAGCAGATCCTGtgcctgcagcagcagcagctgcagcagatCCAGCTCACCGAGCAGATCCGCGTGCAGGTGAACATGTGGGCCTCGCACGCCCTGCACTCGGGCGCCGCGGGGGCCGACGCGCTCAAGACCCTGGGCGGCCACGTGTCCCAGCAGGTGTCGGCGGCCGTGGCCTTGCTCAGCCAGAAGGCTGGCAgccagggcctggctctggaCGCCTTGAAACAGGCCAAGCTACCTCACGCGAACGTCCCCTCCGCCCCTGGCGGCGCCGTGTCCCCGGGGCTGGCGCCCTTCGCCCTGAAGCCGGACGGGACGAGGGTGCTGCCGAATGTCATGTCCCGCCTTCCCGGGAGTTTGCTACCTCAggccccaggctctgtgctcttcCAGAGCCCTTTCTCCACGGTGGCGTTAGACCCGtccaagaaagggaaggggaagcccCCGAACGTGTCCCCGGTGGAGGTCAAACCCAAAGACGAGGCCGTCCTCTGCAAGCACAAGTGTAAGTACTGTAGCAAGGTTTTTGGGACTGATAGCTCCTTGCAGATCCATCTCCGCTCCCATACCGGAGAGAGACCCTTCGTGTGCTCTGTCTGTGGCCACCGGTTCACCACCAAGGGCAACCTCAAGGTGCACTTTCATCGACACCCCCAGGTGAAGGCGAACCCCCAGCTCTTTGCCGAGTTCCACGACAAAATGGCGGCAGGCAATGGCATTCCCTATGCACTCTCTGTACCTGTCCCCGTAGATGAATCGAGTCTCTCTCTAGACAGCAAACCTGTCCTTGTGACAGGGACCCCCAACGTAGGGCTACCTCAGAATCTCTCTTCAGGGACTAACCCCAAGGACCTCATGGGCGGCCCACTGCCCAGCGACCTACAGCCCGGGCCTTCTCCAGACAGTGAGGATGGATCCCTACTATCTGGGGTGGGGCCAAACCACAGTTCCCCAAGGGTTGGTGGCTTCCAAGGGAGCGGGACACCGGAGCCGGGGTCGGAGACCCTGAAATTGCAGCAGCTGGTGGAGAACATCGATAAGGCCACCACCGACCCCAACGAATGTCTCATTTGCCACCGGGTCTTAAGCTGCCAGAGCTCCCTCAAAATGCATTACCGCACCCACACCGGGGAGAGACCGTTCCAGTGTAAGATCTGTGGTCGGGCCTTCTCCACCAAGGGCAACCTGAAGACGCACCTCGGGGTCCACCGGACCAACACGTCCGTAAAGACGCAGCATTCGTGCCCCATCTGCCAGAAGAAGTTCACCAACGCGGTCCTGCTGCAGCAGCACATCCGGATGCACATGGGGGGCCAGATCCCCAACACGCCCCTGCCCGAGAATCCCTGTGACTTTACGGGTCCCGAGTCCATGGTGGTCAGTGAAAATGGCAGTGCTGGTGCCGTGGGTCACGATGATGTTATCGAAAGCATCGATGTTGACGAGGTCGGCCCCCAGGATGCCCCCAGTAGCTCCTTGAAGGTCCCCGTGCCTCTTCCCAGCGTCCACTCGGCATCACCCACTCTCGGGTTCGCCGTGACCTCTTCCCTCGATGCCCCGGGGAAGGTGGGTCCTGCGCCTCTTGTCCTGCAGCGGCAGAACAGCAGAGAAAACGGTTCGGTGGAGAGCGATGGCTTGACCAACGACTCGTCGTCCTCAGTGATGGGAGACCAGGAGTACCAGAGCCGAAGCCCAGACGTCCTGGAGACTGCATCCTTCCAGGCACTGTCCCCAGCCAATAGCCAGGCAGAAAGCATCAAGTCCCGATCTCCTGATGCTGGTGGCAAAGCAGACGGCTCCGAGAACAGCCGCACTGAGACGGAAG GTCGTAGCAGTCTGCCATCAACGTTTATCCGAGCCCAGCCAACCTATGTCAAAGTTGAAGTCCCTGGTGCATTTGGTGGACCCTCGACCATGTCCCCAGGCATGACACCTTTGCTAGCGGCCCAGCCACGCCGACAGGCCAAACAGCACGGCTGCACACGGTGCGGGAAGAACTTCTCCTCGGCGAGCGCTCTGCAGATCCATGAGCGGACCCACACGGGGGAGAAGCCCTTCGTGTGTAACATATGTGGGCGAGCGTTCACCACCAAAGGCAACTTGAAG GTCCACTATATGACGCATGGGGCCAACAACAGCTCGGCACGCCGTGGAAGGAAGCTGGCCATCGAGAACACCATGGCTCTGTTAGGTACTGATGGGAAGAGAGTCCCTGAGATGTTTCCCAAAGAAATCCTGTCCCCTTCGGTGAACGTGGACCCTGTCGTGTGGAACCACTACACCACCATGCTCAATGGCGGTCTGGCCATGAAGACCAATGAAATCTCTGTGATCCAGAGCGGCGGTATTCCTACCCTCCCGGTTTCCCTGGGGGCCAGCTCCATTGTGAACAACACCACTGTGTCCAAGATGGATGGCTCCCAGTCCGCCATCAGTACTGAAGTGGAAAAACCAGGTGCTGCTGACAGTGTCCCCAAACACCAGTTCCCTCACTTCCTCGAAGAAAACAAGATTGCAGTCAGCTAA
- the SALL4 gene encoding sal-like protein 4 isoform X2 codes for MSRRKQAKPQHINSEEDQGEQQPQQPAPEFADAAPAAPAAGEPGAPMNHPGNGSEASRDGLTAKRTRREETHICEKCCAEFFSFSEFLEHKKNCTKNPPVLIMNDSEGPVPSEDFSGAALSPSSKEGGPREDGGGPGDAKEKLGAESVVYLKTETALPSASQDISYVPKGKVANTNVTLQALRGTKVAVNQRGAEASPGPLPGASSIPWVLEQILCLQQQQLQQIQLTEQIRVQVNMWASHALHSGAAGADALKTLGGHVSQQVSAAVALLSQKAGSQGLALDALKQAKLPHANVPSAPGGAVSPGLAPFALKPDGTRVLPNVMSRLPGSLLPQAPGSVLFQSPFSTVALDPSKKGKGKPPNVSPVEVKPKDEAVLCKHKCKYCSKVFGTDSSLQIHLRSHTGERPFVCSVCGHRFTTKGNLKVHFHRHPQVKANPQLFAEFHDKMAAGNGIPYALSVPVPVDESSLSLDSKPVLVTGTPNVGLPQNLSSGTNPKDLMGGPLPSDLQPGPSPDSEDGSLLSGVGPNHSSPRVGGFQGSGTPEPGSETLKLQQLVENIDKATTDPNECLICHRVLSCQSSLKMHYRTHTGERPFQCKICGRAFSTKGNLKTHLGVHRTNTSVKTQHSCPICQKKFTNAVLLQQHIRMHMGGQIPNTPLPENPCDFTGPESMVVSENGSAGAVGHDDVIESIDVDEVGPQDAPSSSLKVPVPLPSVHSASPTLGFAVTSSLDAPGKVGPAPLVLQRQNSRENGSVESDGLTNDSSSSVMGDQEYQSRSPDVLETASFQALSPANSQAESIKSRSPDAGGKADGSENSRTETEGRSSLPSTFIRAQPTYVKVEVPGAFGGPSTMSPGMTPLLAAQPRRQAKQHGCTRCGKNFSSASALQIHERTHTGEKPFVCNICGRAFTTKGNLKVHYMTHGANNSSARRGRKLAIENTMALLGTDGKRVPEMFPKEILSPSVNVDPVVWNHYTTMLNGGLAMKTNEISVIQSGGIPTLPVSLGASSIVNNTTVSKMDGSQSAISTEVEKPGAADSVPKHQFPHFLEENKIAVS; via the exons GTGCTCCAATGAACCACCCAGGGAATGGCAGCGAAGCCAGCAGGGATGGACTGACAGCAAAGAGGACGCGTCGGGAGGAGACGCACATCTGTGAGAAATGCTGTGCCGAGTTCTTCAGCTTCTCTGAGTTTTTAGAACACAAGAAAAATTGCACTAAAAATCCCCCTGTGCTCATCATGAACGACAGTGAGGGGCCAGTGCCTTCAGAAGACTTCTCCGGGGCTGCGCTGAGTCCCAGCAGTAAGGAGGGGGGCCCCCGGGAGGATGGCGGTGGCCCCGGGGACGCCAAGGAGAAGCTGGGGGCCGAGTCGGTCGTGTACTTGAAGACCGAGACCGCCCTGCCGTCCGCATCCCAGGACATAAGCTACGTACCCAAAGGCAAAGTGGCCAACACTAACGTCACGCTGCAGGCGCTGCGGGGCACCAAGGTGGCGGTGAATCAGCGGGGCGCCGAGGCCTCCCCGGGCCCCCTGCCGGGCGCCAGCAGCATCCCGTGGGTCCTGGAGCAGATCCTGtgcctgcagcagcagcagctgcagcagatCCAGCTCACCGAGCAGATCCGCGTGCAGGTGAACATGTGGGCCTCGCACGCCCTGCACTCGGGCGCCGCGGGGGCCGACGCGCTCAAGACCCTGGGCGGCCACGTGTCCCAGCAGGTGTCGGCGGCCGTGGCCTTGCTCAGCCAGAAGGCTGGCAgccagggcctggctctggaCGCCTTGAAACAGGCCAAGCTACCTCACGCGAACGTCCCCTCCGCCCCTGGCGGCGCCGTGTCCCCGGGGCTGGCGCCCTTCGCCCTGAAGCCGGACGGGACGAGGGTGCTGCCGAATGTCATGTCCCGCCTTCCCGGGAGTTTGCTACCTCAggccccaggctctgtgctcttcCAGAGCCCTTTCTCCACGGTGGCGTTAGACCCGtccaagaaagggaaggggaagcccCCGAACGTGTCCCCGGTGGAGGTCAAACCCAAAGACGAGGCCGTCCTCTGCAAGCACAAGTGTAAGTACTGTAGCAAGGTTTTTGGGACTGATAGCTCCTTGCAGATCCATCTCCGCTCCCATACCGGAGAGAGACCCTTCGTGTGCTCTGTCTGTGGCCACCGGTTCACCACCAAGGGCAACCTCAAGGTGCACTTTCATCGACACCCCCAGGTGAAGGCGAACCCCCAGCTCTTTGCCGAGTTCCACGACAAAATGGCGGCAGGCAATGGCATTCCCTATGCACTCTCTGTACCTGTCCCCGTAGATGAATCGAGTCTCTCTCTAGACAGCAAACCTGTCCTTGTGACAGGGACCCCCAACGTAGGGCTACCTCAGAATCTCTCTTCAGGGACTAACCCCAAGGACCTCATGGGCGGCCCACTGCCCAGCGACCTACAGCCCGGGCCTTCTCCAGACAGTGAGGATGGATCCCTACTATCTGGGGTGGGGCCAAACCACAGTTCCCCAAGGGTTGGTGGCTTCCAAGGGAGCGGGACACCGGAGCCGGGGTCGGAGACCCTGAAATTGCAGCAGCTGGTGGAGAACATCGATAAGGCCACCACCGACCCCAACGAATGTCTCATTTGCCACCGGGTCTTAAGCTGCCAGAGCTCCCTCAAAATGCATTACCGCACCCACACCGGGGAGAGACCGTTCCAGTGTAAGATCTGTGGTCGGGCCTTCTCCACCAAGGGCAACCTGAAGACGCACCTCGGGGTCCACCGGACCAACACGTCCGTAAAGACGCAGCATTCGTGCCCCATCTGCCAGAAGAAGTTCACCAACGCGGTCCTGCTGCAGCAGCACATCCGGATGCACATGGGGGGCCAGATCCCCAACACGCCCCTGCCCGAGAATCCCTGTGACTTTACGGGTCCCGAGTCCATGGTGGTCAGTGAAAATGGCAGTGCTGGTGCCGTGGGTCACGATGATGTTATCGAAAGCATCGATGTTGACGAGGTCGGCCCCCAGGATGCCCCCAGTAGCTCCTTGAAGGTCCCCGTGCCTCTTCCCAGCGTCCACTCGGCATCACCCACTCTCGGGTTCGCCGTGACCTCTTCCCTCGATGCCCCGGGGAAGGTGGGTCCTGCGCCTCTTGTCCTGCAGCGGCAGAACAGCAGAGAAAACGGTTCGGTGGAGAGCGATGGCTTGACCAACGACTCGTCGTCCTCAGTGATGGGAGACCAGGAGTACCAGAGCCGAAGCCCAGACGTCCTGGAGACTGCATCCTTCCAGGCACTGTCCCCAGCCAATAGCCAGGCAGAAAGCATCAAGTCCCGATCTCCTGATGCTGGTGGCAAAGCAGACGGCTCCGAGAACAGCCGCACTGAGACGGAAG GTCGTAGCAGTCTGCCATCAACGTTTATCCGAGCCCAGCCAACCTATGTCAAAGTTGAAGTCCCTGGTGCATTTGGTGGACCCTCGACCATGTCCCCAGGCATGACACCTTTGCTAGCGGCCCAGCCACGCCGACAGGCCAAACAGCACGGCTGCACACGGTGCGGGAAGAACTTCTCCTCGGCGAGCGCTCTGCAGATCCATGAGCGGACCCACACGGGGGAGAAGCCCTTCGTGTGTAACATATGTGGGCGAGCGTTCACCACCAAAGGCAACTTGAAG GTCCACTATATGACGCATGGGGCCAACAACAGCTCGGCACGCCGTGGAAGGAAGCTGGCCATCGAGAACACCATGGCTCTGTTAGGTACTGATGGGAAGAGAGTCCCTGAGATGTTTCCCAAAGAAATCCTGTCCCCTTCGGTGAACGTGGACCCTGTCGTGTGGAACCACTACACCACCATGCTCAATGGCGGTCTGGCCATGAAGACCAATGAAATCTCTGTGATCCAGAGCGGCGGTATTCCTACCCTCCCGGTTTCCCTGGGGGCCAGCTCCATTGTGAACAACACCACTGTGTCCAAGATGGATGGCTCCCAGTCCGCCATCAGTACTGAAGTGGAAAAACCAGGTGCTGCTGACAGTGTCCCCAAACACCAGTTCCCTCACTTCCTCGAAGAAAACAAGATTGCAGTCAGCTAA